The following proteins come from a genomic window of Trifolium pratense cultivar HEN17-A07 linkage group LG4, ARS_RC_1.1, whole genome shotgun sequence:
- the LOC123922803 gene encoding protein FAR1-RELATED SEQUENCE 5-like, which translates to MSADGLSGFDVEVNMKDLTAEEIQNMEFESIEKAEEFYVEYARCLGFSARKDVRRVTAEGVVHTRQMVCSRQGERAKKNIERTERSRQPRGLSRTSCVAMIRFHLNNSSGTYGVVCFMPVHNHPLTPSTHVHLIPKYRGLNEADKNFVDGLHSYGVRSCHILGYLMGQKGGHAGLGFCKKDLYNYITRSGKAKMEDVGDAYSALCDIQTRTENDHLFYCKFTLDDMGHLNNLFWCDGASRVDYSCFGEVIAFDATYKKNKYDRPLVVFCGYNHHKETTVFACALIVNEKTETYKWLLETFLDAMYQKHPLRVVTDGDNAMREAIKCVFPNASHRLCSWHIHQNALENVKNKIFCQEFSSLVYSTCSPARFESEWQRIIDEHGLSGNPWTRKVYETRKSWAAAFMRSDMFYGMRTTSMCEGLNSFVKNFVQKRSTLVDFVRDFHRALAEYRNQEMTSDFVSTYYKPVMLTHMPGLEQKVSEIFTRAMFMKVREQITNSASLVIGEQVSLGNTVVIKMDRFGVPGSTVTVCIDLVGPIFKCECQHFERSGIPCCHVFCAIKQRHMDYLPDNLVCKRWTKMAKNNVLTCTVDKQDADKLEMYRRSSLTAAFNTLLEVCCKNDSGYKQGISAMYGLINKFKKADAGNRGKNTNETPIRDPKKSNAKGAPRKYNKHKKKKNTKCGHCQMVGHDKSGCPVLHPGSDLEFDDTVQTENESIDMDVSDSLTEGRNDRVPGDRSNGGKRRKKQTTTSTTTEVPTQSSSSSYNVGHGYPHFPSQFRVNQSVGLFPNFPPSANCAPHAPPMNSNMANCAPHAPPTNSYMPGGSHNVPCRSSFLQTLGDVELKAKMKKERPEN; encoded by the exons ATGTCTGCGGATGGTTTGTCGGGTTTCGATGTCGAAGTAAACATGAAAGACTTGACAGCagaagaaatacaaaatatggAATTTGAATCTATAGAAAAAGCAGAGGAATTTTATGTAGAATATGCAAGGTGTCTTGGGTTTTCCGCTAGAAAAGATGTAAGGCGAGTCACCGCTGAAGGTGTTGTACATACACGTCAGATGGTTTGTTCTAGGCAGGGTGAGAgagctaaaaaaaatattgagcgCACTGAACGTTCGAGACAACCCAGGGGATTGTCACGAACATCTTGTGTAGCTATGATTCGATTTCACCTTAATAACAGTAGTGGTACTTATGGTGTTGTCTGCTTTATGCCCGTTCACAACCATCCTTTAACTCCATCCACACATGTTCACCTGATCCCCAAGTATCGTGGATTGAATGAAGCCGATAAGAATTTCGTAGATGGGTTGCATTCGTACGGGGTTAGATCTTGTCATATTCTGGGATATTTGATGGGTCAAAAAGGTGGTCATGCAGGGCTTGGTTTTTGCAAAAAAGACCTTTATAACTACATCACCAGGAGTGGGAAGGCAAAAATGGAGGATGTTGGCGACGCGTATTCTGCTTTGTGTGATATCCAGACAAGAACAGAAAATGACCACCTTTTTTATTGTAAGTTTACACTCGATGATATGGGGCAtctaaataatttgttttggtgcGACGGAGCTAGTCGCGTTGACTACAGCTGTTTCGGGGAAGTGATTGCCTTCGATGCGACTTATAAGAAGAACAAATACGACAGGCCACTCGTTGTTTTTTGTGGTTACAATCACCACAAGGAAACTACAGTTTTTGCCTGTGCCTTAATTGTCAACGAAAAAACTGAGACATACAAGTGGTTGTTAGAGACATTCTTAGATGCGATGTATCAAAAGCATCCGCTTCGGGTGGTGACTGATGGAGACAATGCTATGAGAGAAGCAATTAAATGTGTATTTCCGAATGCAAGTCACCGCCTTTGTTCTTGGCATATCCACCAGAATGCACTTGAAAATGTGAAGAATAAAATTTTTTGCCAAGAGTTCTCTTCGTTGGTTTATTCTACTTGTAGCCCTGCGAGGTTTGAAAGTGAGTGGCAGAGGATTATAGATGAGCATGGTCTATCAGGGAATCCGTGGACTCGAAAGGTTTATGAGACAAGGAAAAGTTGGGCAGCTGCGTTTATGCGGTCGGATATGTTCTATGGAATGAGAACGACTTCAATGTGTGAAGGTCTAAAttcatttgttaaaaattttGTGCAGAAAAGAAGCACTCTAGTTGATTTTGTAAGGGATTTTCATAGAGCTTTAGCAGAGTACAGAAACCAGGAAATGACGTCTGATTTTGTTTCAACTTACTATAAACCTGTGATGTTAACACATATGCCAGGTCTTGAGCAAAAAGTTTCTGAGATCTTCACCAGAGCCATGTTTATGAAGGTTAGAGAACAGATAACAAATTCAGCCTCGCTGGTTATTGGTGAACAAGTTTCGTTGGGGAATACAGTGGTGATTAAAATGGATAGATTTGGCGTTCCCGGTTCAACGGTGACAGTTTGCATTGATTTGGTTGGTCCCATTTTTAAATGTGAATGCCAACACTTTGAGCGCAGTGGGATTCCATGTTGTCACGTCTTTTGTGCCATCAAGCAGAGACACATGGATTACCTCCCGGACAACCTGGTTTGCAAAAGGTGGACTAAAATGGCGAAAAATAATGTCTTGACGTGTACGGTGGATAAACAGGATGCTGATAAGTTGGAAATGTATCGTCGAAGTTCATTGACTGCTGCGTTCAATACATTGTTGGAGGTTTGTTGTAAAAATGATTCCGGTTATAAGCAGGGTATCAGTGCAATGTACGGTCTTATTAACAAGTTCAAGAAAGCTGATGCTGGGAACAGAGGAAAAAATACAAATGAAACCCCGATTCGCGACCCAAAGAAGTCGAACGCCAAAGGCGCTCCTCGCAAATACAATAAacacaagaagaagaagaatacaAAGTGTGGCCATTGTCAGATGGTTGGCCACGACAAATCTGGTTGTCCGGTACTACATCCGGGCAGCGATTTAGAATTCGACGACACTGTGCAGACTGAAAATGAATCGATTGATATGGAT GTATCAGATTCGCTTACTGAAGGCAGAAACGACCGCGTACCCGGTGACAGGAGTAATGGTGGTAAGCGAAGGAAGAAACAAACTACTACAAGTACAACCACTGAAGTACCAACACAGTCCTCATCATCCAGCTACAATGTAGGGCACGGATACCCGCACTTTCCATCACAGTTTAGAGTAAATCAAAGTGTGGGGTTGTTTCCAAACTTTCCACCATCGGCTAACTGTGCACCGCATGCGCCACCAATGAACAGTAATATGGCTAACTGTGCACCGCATGCGCCACCAACGAACAGTTATATGCCGGGTGGATCTCATAATGTTCCTTGTCGTTCATCG TTCTTGCAAACCTTGGGGGACGTGGAGCTGAAAGCAAAAATGAAGAAAGAACGACCGGAAAATTGA
- the LOC123922802 gene encoding cyclic nucleotide-gated ion channel 1-like: protein MLKKHRHGMIFKMPKLKDQGALSEELSSTEEISSSKLSHEKYLSVTFAFVSDILHTFAVLKTAFLQSGRMLNQRKRRIQGKGFSIDTLINLSSNLPISTRTVQTIVEVEAFALKADDLKFVASQFRRLHSKQLSHTFRFYSQQWRTWATCFIQAAWRRYSKKKLEESLVEEENRLKDALAKASGSSGSLNALRLLRRSGTARKTRMSERIPAMLLQKPEEPDFTEEQ, encoded by the exons ATGCTGAAGAAACATAGGCATGGAATGATTTTCAAAATGCCGAAACTGA AAGACCAAGGTGCACTGAGTGAGGAGCTATCATCCACAGAAGAAATATCTTCATCGAAACTTTCCCACGAGAAGTATTTGTCGGTAACATTTGCATTTGTGTCTGACATTTTACATACTTTTGCTGTATTAAAGACGGCATTTCTACAATCGGGAAGGATGCT AAATCAAAGGAAAAGGCGGATTCAAGGGAAAGGATTTTCCATTGATACATTGATAAATCTTTCATCCAACCTTCCCATCTCCACTAGGACAGTCCAAACCATTGTGGAAGTCGAAGCCTTTGCCCTAAAAGCCGACGATCTGAAGTTTGTGGCATCTCAGTTCCGACGCCTTCACAGCAAGCAGCTGAGCCACACTTTTAGATTCTACTCGCAACAATGGCGCACATGGGCCACATGTTTTATACAAGCTGCATGGCGGCGCTATAGCAAGAAGAAGCTTGAAGAGTCTCTTGTTGAAGAGGAGAACAGGCTGAAAGATGCATTGGCAAAGGCTAGTGGTAGCTCAGGAAGTCTAAATGCCCTCAGATTATTGCGGCGTAGTGGCACCGCAAGGAAGACAAGGATGTCAGAGAGAATACCAGCTATGTTACTTCAGAAGCCTGAAGAACCTGACTTTACCGAAGAACAATAG
- the LOC123920827 gene encoding uncharacterized protein LOC123920827, whose translation MAILKCFCELNVRKVNKKVGREKSSKESFDTLLAKLQHSVSSETRDSEPNTFDLTVNHGFQNSSRSNVRVMSLENSVKGEVREAYEGGDASENSLSSKRELSDFDLQFDEPVASKEGYDPTGKTQVTDEFEDQSDRYSQKSTDTKHSGHMSDPGIWRTDYLGSPKLKRSCSNLENRDVRRQITQYLLSPSNSQSFEHFLDLSTNPMVNLKRSRSMTSHCNADRVMLKRHSSSEVLPSGSKKLWCKLFLWSHRSIQRTSRKSLRHMQSSVSITTHSRNNIIDVDDQTRSRFQKQWFSFSTESSSYARVDAWVKDLEIQEPVLEDDLLDDNAESISFPSSPEAGRPMIRNISQMTHSNSNLSKDILKANCMVQSLNPASSIAHISGVGIKAIPIISHFSNLRSVNLSNNFIVCISPGCLPKSVQTLNLSRNKISTVDGLKELTRLRILDLSYNCITRIGQGLSSCTLIRELYLAGNKISDVEGLHRLFKLTVLDLSFNKITTTKVLGQLVANYNSLLVLNLLGNAIQRNIGDEQLNKTVSGLLPKLVYLNQKPLKGQRTVREILTDRVAKAALGNNKKQNFVRRSMNRVAKGHGGSSSGRGHRSSASVAPKSRNHTKR comes from the exons ATGGCAATACTTAAGTGCTTCTGTGAGTTGAATGTAAGGAAGGTGAATAAAAAG gtggggagagaaaaatcttcaaaagaGAGTTTTGATACATTACTTGCCAAACTACAACACTCAGTATCATCAGAGACGCGTGATTCAGAACCAAACACTTTTGATCTTACTGTAAACCATGGTTTTCAGAACAGCTCGAGGTCCAATGTGAGGGTTATGAGTCTTGAAAACTCGGTGAAAGGTGAAGTGAGAGAAGCTTATGAAGGGGGAGATGCGAGTGAAAATTCCCTGTCAAGCAAGAGGGAACTATCAGATTTTGATCTTCAATTTGATGAACCTGTTGCAAGCAAAGAAGGGTATGATCCAACTGGAAAAACCCAAGTCACcgatgaatttgaagatcaaAGCGATAGGTACAGTCAAAAGAGCACTGATACAAAACATAGTGGACATATGAGTGACCCTGGTATTTGGAGGACCGATTACTTGGGTTCTCCAAAGCTCAAGCGGTCGTGCTCTAACCTTGAAAATAGAGATGTTCGTAGGCAGATAACTCAATACTTGTTGTCTCCTTCAAATTCGCAGTCTTTTGAACACTTTCTTGATTTATCAACAAACCCGATGGTTAATCTTAAGAGGTCTAGGTCTATGACAAGTCATTGCAATGCTGATAGAGTGATGTTGAAAAGGCATTCTTCAAGCGAAGTACTTCCTTCCGGAAGTAAAAAATTGTGGTGCAAGTTGTTCCTATGGAGCCACAGGAGTATACAGAGAACATCTAGAAAATCACTGAGACACATGCAATCATCTGTGTCAATTACTACTCATTCCCGTAACAATATCATTGATGTTGATGATCAAACACGGAGCAGATTTCAAAAGCAATGGTTTTCTTTCTCGACAGAGTCATCTTCTTATGCCAGGGTGGATGCATGGGTCAAAGATCTTGAAATTCAGGAACCAGTTCTTGAGGATGATCTTCTTGACGACAATGCCGAAAGTATTTCCTTCCCATCTTCTCCTGAAGCTGGTAGACCAATGATAAgaaacatatctcagatgacTCATTCAAATTCCAATCTTTCAAAGGATATTTTGAAAGCCAATTGTATGGTCCAATCTCTGAATCCAGCTTCATCAATTGCTCACATATCTGGCGTTGGTATAAAAGCCATCCCGATAATTTCACACTTTTCCAACCTCCGTTCTGTCAACCTGTCAAACAATTTCATAG TTTGCATCTCACCGGGGTGTCTACCAAAGAGTGTTCAAACACTTAATTTGTCAAGAAACAAGATAAGCACCGTTGACGGCCTCAAAGAATTGACTCGGTTGCGGATACTTGACCTAAGTTATAACTGCATCACAAGAATTGGACAAG GTTTGTCAAGTTGTACACTTATCAGAGAGCTATATCTTGCTGGGAACAAGATAAGTGATGTTGAGGGGCTACATAGGTTGTTTAAGCTGACAGTTTTGGATTtgagcttcaacaaaatcacgaCAACAAAAGTATTAGGCCAGCTGGTGGCTAATTACAACTCACTCCTAGTCCTTAATCTACTCGGAAATGCTATTCAGAGAAACATCGGTGATGAACAACTAAACAAAACAGTATCTGGTCTCCTGCCAAAGTTGGTGTACCTGAACCAAAAACCCCTCAAGGGTCAAAGGACGGTGCGGGAGATATTAACTGATCGTGTTGCTAAAGCGGCTCTTGGGAACAACAAGAAGCAGAACTTCGTAAGAAGATCAATGAATAGAGTAGCAAAAGGACATGGAGGATCAAGTTCCGGCAGAGGGCATAGAAGCAGTGCAAGTGTTGCACCGAAAAGCAGGAACCATACAAAGAGGTGA